A single window of Collinsella aerofaciens DNA harbors:
- the loaP gene encoding antiterminator LoaP: MWYVIQVINGREDVMRERIERMVPASAMQELFYPQFQTEIKVHGEWVNATKPLFPGYLICDTADPRTVQQYLLRMDDFARVLSQDGQFVPLVKEEVQLIGGFTHRGDRVVPMSEALKDGDQVVVTAGPLLGHEGLIKSINRRKSTAYLELDLCGRRVTTRVGLAVLSAEQRAMRNLKKAIA; the protein is encoded by the coding sequence GTGTGGTATGTGATCCAGGTCATTAACGGTCGCGAAGACGTAATGCGCGAGCGCATCGAGCGCATGGTGCCGGCGAGCGCCATGCAGGAGCTCTTTTATCCCCAATTTCAAACCGAGATCAAAGTACACGGCGAATGGGTCAATGCGACCAAGCCGCTCTTTCCCGGTTATCTTATCTGCGATACGGCAGATCCCCGTACCGTGCAACAGTATCTGCTGCGTATGGACGACTTTGCCCGTGTGTTATCCCAGGACGGTCAGTTTGTGCCGCTGGTAAAAGAAGAGGTCCAGCTTATTGGCGGATTTACGCATAGGGGAGACCGCGTGGTGCCCATGAGCGAGGCCCTGAAAGATGGTGACCAGGTCGTAGTTACGGCAGGTCCGCTGCTGGGCCACGAAGGCCTTATCAAATCCATTAACAGACGCAAGAGCACTGCTTATTTGGAGCTTGATCTGTGCGGCCGACGCGTTACTACGCGTGTCGGCCTTGCCGTGCTTTCAGCCGAGCAGCGCGCAATGCGAAACCTTAAAAAGGCGATCGCCTAG
- a CDS encoding thiamine diphosphokinase — protein sequence MACKVLVVCGSPVVASANLLRRLAGECDHVVAVDRGLDALLGAGLGCDVYVGDADTVSDAGRALVDAATDFEVERHDPYKDYTDLALALDSILRRWPGAEVVATCATGGRPDMALSVLGLLAGYEHAPVWIAEDKVVARILRAGETWTIESAEGKTFSIIAIAPNTEVSEHGLEWELDHASLGLLADTGISNVVRSTATIQVHTGTAIAYLYK from the coding sequence GTGGCTTGTAAGGTGTTAGTGGTCTGCGGCTCGCCCGTGGTGGCGAGCGCGAATCTGTTGCGTAGGCTAGCAGGGGAGTGTGACCACGTTGTCGCCGTGGACCGTGGACTCGACGCGCTGCTGGGCGCCGGCCTAGGCTGCGATGTATATGTAGGGGACGCCGACACGGTGAGTGATGCGGGTCGCGCGTTAGTCGATGCCGCCACCGACTTTGAAGTTGAGCGCCACGATCCGTACAAGGACTATACCGATCTGGCTCTGGCGCTCGATTCCATCCTCCGTCGCTGGCCGGGTGCCGAGGTTGTGGCAACCTGTGCTACGGGCGGCCGCCCGGACATGGCGCTTTCCGTACTGGGCCTGCTCGCTGGCTACGAGCATGCCCCAGTCTGGATTGCCGAGGACAAGGTGGTCGCCCGCATCCTTCGCGCAGGCGAAACGTGGACCATCGAAAGCGCCGAAGGCAAAACGTTCTCCATCATCGCTATTGCCCCAAACACCGAGGTAAGCGAACACGGCCTAGAATGGGAGTTAGATCACGCCTCGCTGGGCTTGTTGGCTGATACGGGCATCAGCAACGTTGTCAGGTCAACAGCCACAATCCAAGTCCACACCGGCACCGCCATCGCTTACCTCTACAAGTAA
- a CDS encoding HAD family phosphatase has protein sequence MDHIAASSVAFIFDCDGTLVNSTPVWAYAQPELLHRHGIDVTVDDFAQFEHLSLEDECQAYHDIWGIGENGEELYHELSDILIDGYSKVPPREGLLAFLKQAQEAGIAMCVATSTPAELVTSALAGAGLDRYMEFITTTGEAGRSKQFPDVYELALRRLEERHGCKFERAWVFEDAVFGLKSSGTAAFKRVGIYDPHGRMERDEVRANCDIFIDSYEDLDLARVLTFEG, from the coding sequence ATGGACCACATCGCCGCCTCAAGTGTTGCTTTTATTTTCGATTGCGACGGCACACTGGTTAATAGCACCCCCGTTTGGGCCTATGCCCAGCCCGAGTTATTGCACCGCCACGGTATTGACGTGACGGTCGACGATTTTGCCCAGTTTGAGCATTTGTCGCTCGAGGACGAGTGCCAGGCCTACCACGACATCTGGGGTATTGGCGAAAATGGCGAAGAGCTCTACCACGAGCTGAGCGACATCCTGATCGATGGCTACTCCAAGGTGCCGCCGCGTGAGGGCCTGCTTGCATTTTTGAAGCAGGCGCAGGAGGCCGGTATTGCCATGTGCGTTGCCACGTCCACGCCCGCCGAGTTGGTTACGTCTGCACTTGCGGGCGCCGGCCTTGATCGCTATATGGAGTTTATTACCACGACGGGCGAGGCGGGCCGCTCCAAGCAGTTCCCCGATGTGTATGAGCTGGCGCTGCGCCGCCTTGAGGAGCGTCACGGCTGCAAGTTTGAGCGCGCCTGGGTGTTTGAGGACGCCGTCTTTGGCCTAAAGAGCTCTGGCACTGCAGCCTTTAAGCGCGTGGGTATCTATGACCCGCACGGCCGTATGGAGCGCGATGAGGTGCGTGCCAACTGCGACATCTTTATCGATAGCTATGAGGACCTGGATCTGGCCCGCGTTCTTACGTTTGAGGGATAG
- the glgB gene encoding 1,4-alpha-glucan branching protein GlgB, giving the protein MMGSNVSDTKLKPATKKPATRKAAPHAPELTKDDVYLFGIGTWERSWEKMGAHPDTQNRTRGWRFCVWAPDVKSVHVIGEFNDWDEQANPLVPMHTSAIWEGFIPGAEQGQLYKYLIETNEGEKLYKADPYAFKAECPPGTASVLWTLDGYQWNDAAWLKRRAGHNHMSQPLNIYEVHIGSWKRHGDAPQGEPDEYGNYPGPMDPFPAQRGEFYTYDDLSVELVDYVRDMGYTHIEVMPLMEHPFDGSWGYQTTGYYAATSRYGNPQQLMHFIDACHAAGIGVIMDWVPGGFCADSHGLATFNGHMLFEHEIHPNWGTHKFDFARGEVRSFLVSNVLYWLENFHVDGIRMDGVSSMLYLNFGIDDPGQKKFNKYGTEEDLDASAFIRQVNCAVEAHYPDVMMMAEESTAWPLVTYPPQDGGLGFHYKWDMGWMNDTLHYMQTDFPWRPGNHGLLTFSIMYAFTENFICPLSHDEVVHGKCSLIGRMPGDWWRQFAGLRTLAFYQMTHPGAKLNFMGNEIGQFIEWRYYESIQWFLTEEYETHRHHQAFIKALNHLYTAEPALYERGYTDDGFTWIDADNSKQSIVSFVRQGEDIDDDLVILINFDPASYESFRVGVPREGDWEVIFDSDRPEFGGSGYAGEEPYTCSSEPYPWNGQMDSIEIKVPGLAGVVLKRRGPSSYKPPVVEGPKKATRKRTSSVKPKPAAAKKAPAKAKTAKATAKPKAKKAANKKAAPKAKAGAVKASGKEA; this is encoded by the coding sequence ATGATGGGATCAAACGTGAGCGATACAAAGCTAAAGCCAGCAACCAAAAAGCCTGCTACCCGTAAAGCCGCCCCGCACGCACCGGAGCTCACCAAAGACGATGTCTATCTGTTTGGCATCGGTACGTGGGAGCGCAGCTGGGAAAAGATGGGCGCGCATCCCGACACGCAGAACCGTACGCGTGGCTGGCGTTTTTGCGTTTGGGCGCCCGACGTAAAGAGTGTTCACGTCATTGGCGAATTTAACGACTGGGATGAGCAAGCCAACCCGCTGGTGCCCATGCATACGAGCGCTATTTGGGAAGGCTTTATTCCTGGCGCCGAGCAGGGCCAGCTCTATAAGTATCTCATCGAGACCAACGAGGGCGAAAAGCTCTACAAGGCCGATCCGTATGCCTTTAAGGCCGAGTGCCCTCCGGGTACCGCGAGCGTGCTGTGGACCCTCGATGGCTACCAGTGGAACGACGCGGCTTGGCTCAAGCGACGCGCCGGCCATAACCACATGTCGCAGCCCCTTAACATCTACGAGGTGCATATTGGCTCGTGGAAGCGCCACGGCGACGCGCCGCAGGGCGAGCCCGACGAGTACGGCAACTACCCCGGACCCATGGATCCCTTCCCCGCGCAGCGCGGCGAGTTCTATACCTACGACGACCTGTCGGTGGAGCTCGTGGACTACGTGCGCGACATGGGCTACACGCACATTGAGGTAATGCCGCTTATGGAGCATCCCTTCGATGGCTCCTGGGGCTACCAGACGACCGGCTACTATGCCGCCACGTCGCGCTACGGCAACCCGCAGCAGCTCATGCACTTTATCGATGCGTGCCACGCGGCGGGCATCGGCGTGATCATGGACTGGGTGCCCGGCGGTTTTTGCGCCGACTCCCACGGCCTTGCCACCTTTAACGGCCACATGCTGTTTGAGCACGAGATTCACCCCAACTGGGGCACGCACAAGTTTGACTTCGCCCGCGGCGAGGTCCGCTCCTTCTTGGTCTCCAACGTGCTGTACTGGCTCGAGAACTTCCACGTGGACGGCATTCGCATGGACGGCGTGTCCAGCATGCTGTACCTCAACTTTGGCATCGACGATCCGGGGCAAAAGAAGTTCAACAAGTACGGTACCGAGGAAGATCTGGACGCCAGCGCGTTTATCCGTCAGGTCAACTGCGCTGTTGAGGCACACTATCCAGACGTGATGATGATGGCCGAGGAGTCCACTGCATGGCCGCTTGTGACCTACCCGCCGCAGGACGGCGGCCTGGGCTTCCACTACAAGTGGGACATGGGCTGGATGAACGACACCCTGCACTACATGCAGACCGATTTTCCGTGGCGTCCAGGCAACCACGGCCTGCTCACGTTCTCCATCATGTACGCCTTTACCGAGAACTTCATTTGCCCGCTGAGCCACGACGAGGTCGTGCACGGCAAGTGCTCGCTCATTGGCCGCATGCCGGGTGACTGGTGGCGCCAGTTTGCCGGCCTGCGCACGCTGGCCTTTTACCAGATGACGCACCCCGGTGCCAAGCTCAACTTTATGGGCAACGAGATAGGCCAGTTTATTGAGTGGCGCTACTACGAGTCCATCCAGTGGTTCCTGACCGAGGAGTACGAGACCCACCGTCATCATCAGGCGTTTATCAAGGCGCTCAACCACCTGTACACCGCCGAGCCCGCCCTGTACGAGCGCGGCTACACCGACGACGGCTTTACCTGGATCGACGCGGATAACTCCAAGCAGTCCATCGTGAGCTTTGTGCGTCAGGGCGAAGATATTGATGACGACCTGGTAATCCTGATCAACTTTGACCCGGCGAGCTACGAGAGCTTCCGCGTGGGCGTGCCGCGTGAGGGTGACTGGGAGGTCATCTTCGATTCCGACCGTCCCGAGTTTGGCGGCAGCGGATACGCCGGTGAGGAGCCCTACACCTGCTCAAGCGAGCCCTATCCCTGGAACGGGCAGATGGACTCCATCGAGATTAAGGTACCCGGCCTGGCAGGCGTGGTGCTTAAGCGCCGCGGTCCCAGCAGCTATAAGCCGCCCGTGGTCGAGGGGCCCAAGAAGGCGACGCGCAAGCGCACGTCCTCGGTGAAGCCCAAGCCCGCGGCAGCCAAGAAGGCTCCGGCCAAGGCGAAGACTGCCAAGGCTACGGCTAAGCCCAAGGCCAAGAAGGCAGCCAATAAAAAGGCTGCTCCCAAGGCTAAGGCAGGCGCTGTTAAAGCATCTGGCAAGGAAGCGTAA